A region from the Plutella xylostella chromosome 8, ilPluXylo3.1, whole genome shotgun sequence genome encodes:
- the LOC105388809 gene encoding multiple inositol polyphosphate phosphatase 1 → MFVCRSLLVLLLVSLVSCESGCYFNRQCAYPLYSSKTPYDTVRGDVRDHPKLEGCSAVSVWSLHRHGNRNPGSGVVESTRLVALMKDDIIAAWEAGKGELCAQDIDLFRAFQWNSTIEASPSFLTGTGYDELLHLGQRIRQRHPELVEGNLTDAVYFRVTNEQRTVASAMAYRHGLLGEESDAVIDGPWDPDMVIRPYAFCERYTKEVRGEAAPVNAQIDAFQNSAPYAAVVSAVQKRLGLTRSLTADEVYHFYELCRFDRSWQPALRSPWCAAFSDEDLVVLEYRDDIRHYYRNGYASWLNPRLGRPVIKDLLDTFTAAAGGAPRRVTAYFSHDTMLQMAFAALGLYKDEFTLVGDSMVPERQYRTSYIAAFSTNILAVLHRCGDSDNQTHRVQMFINEKETPLCPAGGCSWDQFQEQFQQFQDADLSFCNSTSASGPDGGGNSPGGAAAVTVPVFILLAQAAMFVLSRV, encoded by the exons ATGTTTGTGTGTAGaagtttattagttttattgttaGTTAGTTTAGTTTCTTGTGAGAGTGGTTGCTACTTCAACAGGCAGTGTGCCTACCCGTTGTACTCCTCCAAAACTCCCTATGACACCGTGCGGGGGGATGTCAGGGACCACCCCAAATTAGAag GATGCTCAGCCGTCAGCGTGTGGTCGCTGCACCGGCACGGCAACCGCAACCCCGGCTCGGGCGTGGTGGAGAGCACCCGCCTGGTGGCGCTCATGAAGGATGACATCATCGCGGCCTGGGAGGCGGGGAAGGGGGAGCTGTGCGCTCAG GACATAGACCTATTCCGCGCCTTCCAATGGAACTCCACGATCGAAGCCTCGCCCTCCTTCCTGACGGGCACCGGCTACGACGAGCTCCTGCACCTGGGGCAGAGGATCCGGCAGAGGCATCCCGAGCTGGTGGAAGGAAACCTGACTGATGCAGTCTACTTCCGAGTGACCAATGAACAGAGGACGGTGGCCAGCGCCATGGCGTATAGACATGGGCTGCTGGGAGAAGAGAGTGATGCGGTGATTGACGGGCCGTGGGACCCTGATATGGTTATTCGG CCCTACGCGTTCTGCGAGCGGTACACCAAGGAGGTCCGTGGCGAGGCGGCGCCGGTCAACGCACAGATTGACGCTTTCCAGAACTCTGCACCTTACGCTGCT GTGGTGTCAGCAGTCCAGAAGCGCCTCGGCCTCACTCGCTCGCTGACAGCAGACGAGGTGTACCACTTCTACGAGCTCTGCCGCTTCGACCGCTCCTGGCAGCCGGCGCTGCGCTCGCCGTGGTGCGCCGCCTTCTCTGATGAAGACCTGGTGGTGCTGGAGTACAGGGACGATATCAGGCACTACTACAGGAATGGATACGCGTCCTGG CTGAACCCCCGCCTAGGCCGTCCAGTGATCAAGGACCTACTAGACACGTTCACGGCGGCGGCCGGGGGCGCCCCACGCCGGGTCACCGCCTACTTCTCCCACGACACCATGCTGCAGATGGCCTTCGCCGCGCTGGGGCTGTACAAGGACGAGTTCACGCTGGTCGGAGACTCCATGGTGCCGGAGCGGCAGTACCGGACCAGCTATATTGCTGCGTTTTCTACCAACATCTTGGCTGTCTTGCACAG ATGCGGCGACTCAGACAACCAGACGCACCGCGTGCAAATGTTCATCAACGAGAAGGAGACCCCCCTCTGCCCCGCGGGGGGGTGCTCCTGGGACCAGTTCCAGGAGCAGTTCCAGCAGTTCCAGGACGCGGACCTGTCCTTCTGCAACTCGACGTCTGCCTCCGGCCCTGATGGGGGCGGCAACTCACCCGGGGGCGCGGCCGCGGTTACCGTCCCGGTGTTTATTCTCCTAGCTCAAGCCGCTATGTTTGTGTTGAGTAGGGTGTGA